In one Pseudomonas sp. R84 genomic region, the following are encoded:
- a CDS encoding YeaH/YhbH family protein — MSYVIDRRLNGKNKSTVNRQRFLRRYRDHIKKAVEEAVSRRSITDMEHGEQISIPGRDIDEPVLHHGRGGKQTVVHPGNKEFTAGEHIARPPGGGGGRGPGKAGNSGEGMDEFVFQITQEEFLEFMFEDLELPNLVKRNLSGTDTFKTVRAGISNEGNPSRINIIRTLRSAHARRIALSGSSRAKLREAKEELERLKREEPDNFGDIQELEAEIEKLSARIHRVPFLDTFDLKYNLLIKQPNPSSKAVMFCLMDVSGSMTQATKDIAKRFFILLYLFLKRNYDKIDVVFIRHHTSAREVDEEEFFYSRETGGTIVSSALKLMQEIMAERYPSNEWNIYAAQASDGDNWNDDSPICRDILINQIMPFVQYYTYVEITPREHQALWYEYERIAEAFSDTFAQQQLVSAGDIYPVFRELFQRRLVT; from the coding sequence ATGAGTTATGTGATCGACCGACGTCTGAATGGCAAGAACAAGAGCACGGTGAACCGCCAGCGTTTTCTGCGGCGTTACCGTGACCACATCAAGAAGGCCGTCGAAGAGGCGGTCAGCCGGCGCTCCATTACCGATATGGAGCACGGCGAACAGATCAGCATTCCCGGTCGCGACATCGACGAACCGGTGCTTCATCACGGCCGCGGCGGCAAGCAGACCGTGGTTCACCCCGGCAACAAGGAATTCACTGCCGGCGAACACATTGCTCGGCCACCCGGCGGTGGCGGCGGACGCGGTCCGGGCAAGGCCGGTAATTCCGGCGAGGGCATGGACGAGTTTGTCTTCCAGATCACCCAGGAAGAATTCCTCGAGTTCATGTTCGAAGACCTCGAGCTGCCGAATCTGGTCAAGCGCAACCTCAGCGGTACCGACACCTTCAAAACCGTGCGGGCCGGGATCAGCAACGAAGGCAACCCATCACGCATCAACATCATCCGCACGTTGCGTTCGGCGCATGCACGGCGTATTGCCCTGTCTGGCAGCAGTCGGGCGAAACTGCGCGAAGCCAAAGAAGAACTTGAGCGTCTGAAACGTGAAGAGCCGGACAACTTTGGCGATATTCAGGAACTCGAGGCCGAAATCGAAAAACTCAGCGCGCGCATCCATCGTGTGCCGTTCCTCGACACCTTCGACTTGAAATACAACCTGCTGATCAAACAGCCCAACCCCAGTTCGAAAGCCGTGATGTTCTGCCTGATGGACGTCTCCGGCTCCATGACCCAGGCGACCAAGGACATCGCCAAACGCTTTTTCATCCTGTTGTATCTGTTCCTGAAACGAAACTACGACAAGATTGACGTGGTATTCATCCGCCACCACACCAGCGCTCGGGAAGTCGACGAAGAGGAGTTTTTCTATTCGCGGGAAACCGGCGGCACCATCGTCTCCAGCGCCTTGAAACTGATGCAGGAGATCATGGCCGAGCGTTATCCAAGCAACGAGTGGAACATCTACGCGGCCCAGGCTTCCGACGGCGACAACTGGAACGATGACTCGCCGATCTGCCGTGACATCCTGATCAACCAGATCATGCCTTTTGTGCAGTACTACACTTACGTGGAGATCACCCCGCGCGAACATCAGGCCTTGTGGTACGAGTACGAACGTATCGCCGAAGCCTTTTCTGACACTTTTGCCCAGCAGCAACTGGTCTCGGCCGGGGATATCTATCCGGTCTTCCGTGAACTCTTCCAGCGCAGGTTAGTGACATGA
- a CDS encoding SpoVR family protein → MTAKEQKRQPISTGSEWTFELIQTYDREIARIAARYALDTYPNQIEVITAEQMMDAYASVGMPLGYHHWSYGKHFLSTEKSYSRGQMGLAYEIVINSDPCIAYLMEENTICMQALVVAHACYGHNSFFKGNYLFRTWTDASSIIDYLVFAKQYIMQCEERHGIDAVEDLLDSCHALMNYGVDRYKRPYPISAEEERRRQKDREEHLQKQINDLWRTIPKGADKYSDRDNARFPAEPQENILYFIEKHAPLLEPWQREIVRIVRKIAQYFYPQRQTQVMNEGWATFWHYTLMNDLYDEGLVTDGFMMEFLTSHTSVVFQPGFDSPYYSGINPYALGFAMYRDIRRMCEEPTEEDRHWFPEIAGTDWLSTIKFAMSSFKDESFILQYLSPKVIRDLKLFSIMDDDQKDDLLVPAIHDEPGYRIIRETLAAQYNLGNREPNVQIYSIDRRGDRSLTLRHQQHDRKPLGDSTDEVLKHLHRLWGFDIHLETLQGDQIMKTHHVPPRSEHSEGDYGRLDLAVIHL, encoded by the coding sequence ATGACCGCCAAAGAGCAGAAGCGCCAACCCATTTCCACCGGCTCCGAATGGACGTTCGAGCTGATCCAGACCTACGACCGCGAAATCGCCCGGATCGCGGCCCGCTATGCCCTGGATACCTATCCCAACCAGATCGAAGTGATCACCGCCGAGCAAATGATGGATGCGTACGCCTCGGTGGGCATGCCACTGGGTTATCACCACTGGTCCTACGGCAAACACTTCCTCAGCACCGAAAAATCCTACAGCCGTGGGCAGATGGGCCTGGCCTACGAAATCGTGATCAACTCCGATCCGTGCATTGCCTATCTGATGGAGGAGAACACCATCTGCATGCAGGCGCTGGTCGTGGCGCACGCATGCTATGGCCACAACAGTTTCTTCAAGGGCAACTACCTGTTCCGCACCTGGACCGATGCCAGCTCGATCATCGATTACCTGGTGTTCGCCAAGCAGTACATCATGCAGTGCGAGGAGCGCCACGGCATCGACGCGGTGGAAGACCTGCTCGACTCCTGCCATGCGCTGATGAACTACGGCGTCGATCGTTACAAGCGTCCGTATCCGATTTCTGCCGAAGAGGAGCGGCGCCGGCAGAAAGATCGCGAAGAGCACCTGCAGAAGCAGATCAACGATCTGTGGCGCACCATTCCTAAAGGCGCGGACAAATACAGCGACAGGGACAACGCGCGCTTCCCGGCCGAGCCGCAGGAAAACATCCTCTACTTCATCGAGAAACATGCGCCGCTGTTGGAGCCGTGGCAGCGCGAAATCGTGCGTATCGTGCGCAAGATCGCCCAGTATTTTTATCCACAACGCCAGACCCAGGTGATGAACGAAGGCTGGGCGACGTTCTGGCACTACACGCTGATGAACGACCTGTACGACGAGGGGCTGGTCACCGACGGCTTCATGATGGAGTTCCTGACGTCGCACACCAGTGTGGTGTTCCAGCCAGGTTTCGATAGCCCTTACTACAGTGGCATCAATCCTTATGCACTGGGCTTCGCCATGTACCGCGACATTCGGCGCATGTGTGAAGAACCTACCGAAGAAGATCGTCACTGGTTCCCGGAAATTGCCGGTACGGACTGGCTATCGACCATCAAGTTCGCCATGAGCAGCTTCAAGGATGAGAGTTTCATCCTGCAATACCTGTCACCGAAAGTGATCCGTGATCTGAAGCTATTCAGCATCATGGATGACGATCAGAAGGACGACTTGTTGGTGCCTGCAATTCATGACGAACCCGGTTACCGGATCATTCGCGAAACCCTCGCTGCGCAGTACAACCTCGGCAATCGTGAGCCGAATGTGCAGATCTACAGCATCGATCGGCGCGGCGATCGCTCGCTGACCTTGCGTCACCAGCAGCACGATCGCAAACCGCTGGGAGACTCCACTGACGAAGTGCTTAAACATCTGCATCGCCTGTGGGGCTTCGATATCCATCTGGAAACCCTGCAAGGCGACCAGATCATGAAAACCCATCACGTTCCGCCACGCAGCGAACACAGCGAAGGGGATTACGGTCGACTCGACCTCGCCGTGATTCATCTTTGA
- a CDS encoding multifunctional CCA addition/repair protein: MQIFKVGGAVRDRLLGKPVTDIDWVVVGATTEEMLAQGYRPVGADFPVFLHPKSGEEYALARTERKSGRGYGGFTFHASPEVTLEEDLIRRDLTINAMAEDNQQNLTDPYQGQRDLEARILRHVSPAFAEDPLRVLRVARFAARYAGLGFSVAPETLELMRQLSESGELEALTAERSWKEISRALMEDQPQVFVQVLRDCGALKVLMPEVDALFGVPQPEAHHPEIDTGLHTLSVLEQSALHKQPLTVRWACLLHDLGKGLTPEEEWPRHIAHEHKGLKLIKAVNERFKAPKDCQELALLVGQFHTHGHRALELKASTLLELLQSFDVYRRPQRFEEFIAACEMDARGRKGLEQRSYPQADYLRGAAKAAREVAVQPLLEKGFKGPELGEALKRERLKALKAYKDAASA, from the coding sequence ATGCAGATTTTCAAGGTTGGCGGTGCCGTACGTGATCGCTTGCTGGGCAAACCGGTCACGGACATCGATTGGGTGGTGGTCGGTGCCACCACCGAAGAAATGCTCGCCCAGGGTTATCGCCCGGTCGGTGCGGATTTCCCGGTTTTTCTTCATCCAAAAAGCGGCGAGGAATACGCCCTCGCCCGCACCGAGCGCAAAAGCGGGCGCGGTTATGGCGGCTTCACTTTTCACGCCAGCCCCGAGGTGACACTTGAAGAAGACCTGATCCGCCGCGACCTGACCATCAACGCCATGGCCGAGGACAATCAGCAGAATCTGACTGATCCATACCAGGGTCAGCGCGATCTTGAAGCGAGAATCCTGCGTCACGTATCCCCGGCGTTCGCCGAAGATCCCCTGCGTGTCCTGCGTGTAGCCCGCTTCGCGGCGCGTTATGCCGGGCTCGGTTTTAGCGTTGCGCCGGAGACGCTAGAGCTGATGCGTCAACTCAGCGAATCCGGTGAACTGGAGGCACTGACCGCTGAGCGCAGTTGGAAAGAAATTTCCCGCGCACTGATGGAAGATCAACCGCAGGTGTTCGTTCAGGTGTTGCGCGACTGCGGCGCGCTGAAAGTGCTGATGCCAGAAGTCGACGCGCTTTTTGGAGTGCCGCAACCGGAAGCGCATCATCCGGAAATCGACACCGGCCTGCACACGCTCAGCGTGCTGGAGCAGTCGGCGCTGCACAAACAACCGCTGACCGTGCGCTGGGCGTGTCTGCTGCACGACCTCGGCAAAGGCCTGACCCCGGAAGAAGAGTGGCCACGACACATCGCCCATGAGCACAAAGGGCTGAAGCTGATCAAAGCGGTCAATGAACGTTTCAAGGCTCCGAAGGACTGCCAGGAATTGGCTTTGCTGGTAGGCCAGTTCCACACCCACGGTCATCGGGCGCTGGAGCTGAAAGCCTCGACACTACTGGAGTTACTGCAAAGTTTTGATGTGTATCGCCGACCACAGCGCTTTGAAGAGTTTATTGCGGCATGCGAAATGGATGCTCGCGGACGCAAAGGGCTCGAGCAGAGAAGTTATCCACAGGCCGATTATTTACGTGGTGCGGCGAAGGCAGCACGGGAAGTCGCGGTGCAGCCATTGCTAGAGAAGGGATTCAAAGGCCCGGAGCTAGGCGAAGCGCTGAAGCGTGAGCGACTGAAGGCGCTGAAAGCCTACAAAGACGCGGCGTCCGCTTGA
- the folK gene encoding 2-amino-4-hydroxy-6-hydroxymethyldihydropteridine diphosphokinase, with the protein MSLTQVYLGLGSNIEREIHLCAGLDALATFLVDIRCSAVFESQPVGIKSGPFFNFVVSAYTDLPLMELDRRLKFIEADNGRYAPDRKGLPLDIDVLLYGELAGNFDGLVLPRAEILKNAFVLWPLSLIAPDRMHPGVGKSFATLWAEAQIDQVLAPVAFEWRGQRLTPSDLL; encoded by the coding sequence ATGTCGCTGACTCAGGTGTACCTCGGGCTCGGTAGCAATATCGAGCGCGAAATCCATTTGTGCGCTGGTCTCGACGCTTTGGCGACGTTTCTGGTGGATATCCGCTGTTCCGCGGTGTTCGAGAGCCAGCCAGTGGGGATCAAGAGCGGGCCGTTCTTCAATTTTGTGGTGTCGGCGTATACCGACCTGCCGTTGATGGAACTGGATCGCCGCTTGAAATTCATTGAGGCGGATAACGGCCGCTACGCGCCTGATCGCAAAGGCTTGCCGCTGGATATCGACGTGCTGCTGTATGGCGAACTGGCGGGGAATTTCGACGGGTTGGTTTTGCCGCGTGCCGAGATTCTGAAAAATGCCTTTGTGTTGTGGCCGTTGTCGCTGATTGCGCCGGATCGCATGCATCCGGGTGTGGGAAAAAGCTTCGCGACGTTGTGGGCTGAGGCGCAGATTGATCAGGTGCTGGCGCCGGTTGCGTTCGAGTGGCGCGGGCAGCGGCTCACGCCTTCAGATTTGCTTTAG
- the folB gene encoding dihydroneopterin aldolase — MDRVFIEGLEVDTVIGAYDWERGIRQCLRLDLSFAWDNRPAAAGDDLTLALDYASVSTRIQAFAEQAQFQLVETFAERLVEVLMSEFDITWVRLKLTKPGAVPAAKGGVGVEIERGCR, encoded by the coding sequence TTGGACAGAGTGTTTATCGAGGGCCTGGAAGTCGACACCGTGATCGGTGCCTACGACTGGGAGCGCGGCATCCGACAGTGCCTGCGACTTGATCTGAGCTTCGCCTGGGACAATCGCCCGGCCGCCGCCGGTGACGACCTGACCCTGGCGCTCGACTATGCCAGCGTGTCCACGCGCATTCAGGCTTTTGCCGAACAGGCTCAGTTCCAACTGGTCGAGACATTCGCCGAGCGTCTGGTCGAAGTACTGATGAGCGAATTCGACATCACCTGGGTGCGGCTGAAGCTGACCAAGCCTGGTGCGGTGCCAGCGGCTAAGGGCGGCGTGGGTGTGGAGATCGAGCGCGGATGTCGCTGA
- the plsY gene encoding glycerol-3-phosphate 1-O-acyltransferase PlsY — protein MFWLLATFAYLLGSLSFAILLSRLTGNPDPRMSGSGNAGATNMLRLAGRKLAILTLLGDLCKGLVPVLIASAVGLSLQDQAWIGVCAVIGHLFPLYFRFRGGKGVATAAGMLLGLYPPAALLAVCAWLLTFYLTRTSSLAALIATPLTLPLLAWQEPEALLPMSALTLLIVWRHRGNLRDLFAGRERHF, from the coding sequence ATGTTTTGGTTACTGGCGACTTTCGCCTACCTGCTCGGCTCGCTGTCCTTCGCCATTTTGCTCAGCCGCCTGACCGGAAATCCGGACCCGCGAATGAGTGGCTCGGGCAATGCCGGCGCCACCAACATGCTGCGCCTGGCCGGTCGCAAACTGGCGATCCTGACCCTGCTGGGTGACCTGTGCAAAGGCCTGGTGCCGGTGCTGATCGCCTCGGCTGTCGGCCTTTCGCTGCAGGATCAGGCGTGGATCGGCGTGTGCGCCGTGATCGGTCACCTGTTCCCGCTGTACTTTCGCTTTCGTGGCGGCAAGGGTGTCGCCACCGCTGCCGGCATGCTGCTGGGCCTGTATCCGCCCGCCGCGCTGCTGGCAGTATGCGCTTGGTTGCTGACGTTTTACCTGACCCGCACCAGCTCGCTTGCAGCGCTGATCGCCACGCCACTGACCCTACCGTTGCTGGCCTGGCAGGAACCGGAGGCGCTGTTGCCGATGAGCGCGCTGACACTGCTGATCGTCTGGCGCCACCGCGGCAATCTACGCGACCTGTTTGCCGGGCGCGAACGGCATTTCTGA
- the tsaD gene encoding tRNA (adenosine(37)-N6)-threonylcarbamoyltransferase complex transferase subunit TsaD yields MLVLGLETSCDETGVALYDSERGLLADALFSQIDLHRAYGGVVPELASRDHVKRMLPLIRQVLAEADCVPTEIDAIAYTAGPGLVGALLVGASCAQALAFAWGIPALGVHHMEGHLLAPMLEPKPPEFPFVALLVSGGHTQLVQVDGIGQYSLLGETLDDAAGEAFDKTAKMMGLNYPGGPEIAKLAEKGGAGRFTFPRPMCDRPGLQFSFSGLKTSALNAWQQCVSAGDDNEQARCDIALAFQQAVVETLTIKCKRALKQAGMKRLVIAGGVSANKALRVSLEKMLGDMKGDVFYARPEFCTDNGAMIAFAGCQRLQAGQQESLAISVQARWPMEQLSAL; encoded by the coding sequence ATGCTAGTACTGGGATTAGAAACCTCCTGCGACGAAACCGGCGTCGCATTATACGACAGTGAGCGTGGCCTGTTGGCTGACGCGCTGTTCAGCCAGATCGACCTGCACCGCGCCTATGGCGGCGTGGTGCCGGAACTGGCCTCGCGTGACCACGTCAAGCGCATGCTGCCCTTGATTCGTCAGGTGTTGGCCGAGGCGGACTGCGTGCCGACCGAGATCGATGCGATCGCCTATACCGCGGGTCCTGGGCTTGTTGGCGCGCTGCTGGTCGGTGCTTCCTGTGCTCAGGCGCTGGCCTTTGCCTGGGGCATTCCGGCGCTCGGTGTGCACCATATGGAAGGGCATTTGCTGGCGCCGATGCTGGAGCCGAAACCGCCAGAATTCCCGTTCGTCGCTTTGTTGGTTTCCGGCGGTCATACGCAGCTGGTTCAGGTCGATGGCATCGGTCAATACAGTCTGCTTGGCGAAACGCTCGACGATGCCGCCGGCGAAGCGTTCGACAAAACCGCGAAAATGATGGGCCTCAATTATCCGGGTGGCCCGGAAATCGCCAAACTGGCCGAGAAGGGGGGCGCAGGACGTTTTACCTTCCCGCGTCCGATGTGTGATCGTCCGGGTCTGCAATTCAGCTTCAGTGGTCTGAAAACCTCTGCTCTCAACGCCTGGCAGCAGTGCGTCAGCGCCGGGGACGACAACGAGCAAGCCCGTTGCGACATCGCGCTGGCGTTCCAGCAGGCCGTGGTGGAGACTTTGACCATCAAGTGCAAACGGGCCCTTAAGCAGGCCGGCATGAAGCGTCTGGTGATCGCTGGTGGCGTCAGCGCCAACAAGGCCCTGCGCGTTTCGCTGGAAAAGATGCTCGGCGACATGAAAGGTGATGTGTTCTACGCCCGTCCCGAGTTCTGCACCGACAATGGCGCGATGATCGCGTTTGCCGGTTGCCAGCGCTTGCAGGCCGGTCAGCAGGAAAGTCTGGCAATCAGCGTGCAGGCGCGCTGGCCGATGGAGCAGTTGTCGGCGCTGTGA